One stretch of Streptomyces peucetius DNA includes these proteins:
- a CDS encoding ATP-binding protein, whose amino-acid sequence MARRPLPRILSSGGAQIARSREIARTAADSATDVLHPLITVSRGLRKLAATGRQKWAATPKERRGPTLFLVALCVLAVAVVPYGPLMALITVMAAAAWQGRVRTPVRTGPDEAEAARLKALYEALVPYFSVPEDPAPLYAHGGEWSKTFSEYEFDGDGRLTRLRITYPAYFTDGEAAARARIEQLLHAKSGRGREYLFTWDEEGNELVMSVLPALSTAIAAQRFVTVPGETVLGFTDADAVQRTVPVAVGNEITQAPPVVWRTGPRSTEPHLLAVGEPGSGTTTLLRSIALQALQHGDVLVVDGSGTGEYACLTGRAGVLAVECGLAGTAASLEWAAKETERRLIAANRARQAGQPAPDDTKRPLWILVDRPSVFGHLAAADGRMDPQELLSVPLRHGRAAHVTVVVAEQFDSTGALTETVRTHTRARVVLGAAGFADVTEVLGMTPRTTPTTAVPPGRGYARLGTGPVLRLQVPATPDPFDDATTEAHRRAVLALLPPGPDAAPPAPAPAPVIPAKPPTPPTVPAKP is encoded by the coding sequence GTGGCCCGGCGTCCACTCCCCCGCATCCTGAGCAGCGGAGGCGCGCAGATCGCCCGCAGCCGCGAGATCGCGCGCACGGCCGCCGACAGCGCCACCGACGTTCTCCATCCGCTGATCACGGTCTCCCGCGGCCTGCGGAAGCTGGCCGCGACCGGCCGTCAGAAATGGGCGGCGACCCCCAAGGAGCGGCGTGGTCCGACCCTGTTCCTCGTCGCCCTCTGCGTCCTCGCGGTCGCGGTCGTCCCGTACGGGCCACTGATGGCCCTGATCACGGTCATGGCCGCGGCCGCCTGGCAGGGACGCGTGCGGACACCGGTCAGGACCGGGCCCGACGAGGCGGAGGCGGCACGGCTGAAGGCGTTGTACGAGGCGCTCGTCCCGTACTTCTCCGTCCCCGAGGACCCGGCTCCCCTGTACGCCCACGGCGGGGAGTGGAGCAAGACCTTCAGCGAGTACGAGTTCGACGGCGACGGCCGGCTCACTCGGCTGCGCATCACGTACCCCGCCTACTTCACCGACGGCGAGGCCGCCGCCAGGGCCCGGATCGAGCAGTTGCTGCATGCGAAGTCCGGCCGGGGGCGCGAATACCTCTTCACCTGGGACGAGGAGGGCAACGAACTCGTCATGAGCGTGCTGCCCGCCCTGTCCACCGCCATCGCCGCCCAGCGCTTCGTCACCGTCCCGGGTGAGACCGTGCTGGGCTTCACCGACGCCGACGCCGTCCAGCGCACGGTGCCGGTGGCGGTCGGGAACGAGATCACCCAGGCACCCCCGGTCGTCTGGCGCACCGGGCCCCGCTCCACCGAGCCGCACCTGCTCGCCGTCGGCGAGCCCGGCAGCGGCACCACGACCCTCCTCCGCTCCATCGCTCTCCAGGCGCTGCAGCACGGGGACGTCCTCGTCGTGGACGGCAGCGGCACCGGCGAGTACGCCTGCCTCACCGGACGCGCCGGTGTGCTCGCCGTCGAGTGCGGGCTGGCCGGCACGGCGGCGAGCCTGGAGTGGGCGGCCAAGGAGACCGAGCGGCGCCTCATCGCCGCCAACCGCGCCCGGCAGGCGGGGCAGCCCGCGCCCGACGACACCAAGCGGCCGCTGTGGATCCTGGTGGACCGGCCCAGCGTCTTCGGGCACCTGGCCGCCGCGGACGGGCGCATGGACCCCCAGGAGCTTCTCTCCGTGCCGCTGCGCCACGGGCGGGCGGCGCACGTCACCGTCGTCGTGGCCGAGCAGTTCGACAGCACCGGCGCCCTGACCGAGACGGTACGGACGCACACCCGTGCCCGGGTCGTGCTCGGCGCGGCCGGCTTCGCGGACGTGACGGAGGTGCTCGGCATGACGCCGCGGACCACGCCGACGACCGCCGTCCCCCCGGGCCGGGGCTACGCACGGCTCGGTACCGGGCCGGTCCTGCGCCTTCAGGTACCTGCCACGCCCGACCCGTTCGACGACGCGACGACGGAGGCCCACCGCCGGGCGGTCCTCGCGCTGCTGCCGCCCGGTCCCGACGCGGCGCCCCCGGCCCCTGCGCCGGCGCCGGTGATCCCGGCGAAGCCGCCCACCCCGCCGACGGTCCCGGCGAAGCCGTAG
- a CDS encoding YczE/YyaS/YitT family protein, whose protein sequence is MHQSTNTRQGGAIVSVHLTRRLLQLYVGLALYGVSSALLVRAGLGLEPWGVLHQGLAELTGLTIGVVSIIVGAVVLLLWIPIRQRPGLGTVSNVFVIGVAMDATLALVPRVEGLGTQIPLMAGGIVLNGMATGLYIAARFGPGPRDGLMTGLHRLTGRSIRLVRTAIEVAVVATGFALGGSVGVGTVAYALAIGPLAQLFLRVFAVPERDKGSTVVAGASPAQAILRR, encoded by the coding sequence ATGCATCAGTCCACGAACACCAGACAAGGGGGCGCCATCGTGTCCGTGCATCTCACCCGCAGGCTGCTGCAGCTGTACGTCGGCCTCGCGCTGTACGGAGTGAGCTCGGCACTGCTGGTGCGAGCCGGGCTCGGCCTGGAACCCTGGGGGGTGCTGCATCAGGGGCTGGCCGAGCTGACCGGACTGACGATCGGCGTGGTGTCGATCATCGTCGGGGCCGTGGTGCTGCTGCTGTGGATACCGATCCGGCAGCGGCCTGGGCTCGGGACCGTGTCGAACGTGTTCGTCATCGGCGTCGCGATGGACGCCACCCTGGCGCTGGTCCCGCGAGTGGAAGGACTCGGGACGCAGATTCCCCTGATGGCGGGCGGCATCGTGCTCAACGGCATGGCCACGGGCCTCTACATCGCCGCGCGTTTCGGACCGGGCCCGAGGGACGGCCTGATGACCGGCCTGCACCGGCTGACGGGCCGCTCGATCCGGCTGGTGCGAACCGCGATCGAGGTGGCGGTCGTGGCGACCGGTTTCGCGCTCGGCGGTTCCGTCGGCGTCGGGACGGTGGCCTACGCGCTGGCCATCGGGCCGCTGGCGCAGCTGTTCCTGCGGGTCTTCGCCGTCCCGGAGAGGGACAAAGGCAGCACGGTGGTCGC
- a CDS encoding PLP-dependent aminotransferase family protein — MTQWTSAVGAAQLARQLTSQQPRPAGPGTRKPPAYRALADGIRLLVLEGRVPVAARLPAERELALALSVSRTTVAAAYEALRTEGFLESRRGAGSWTAVPAGNPLPARGLEPLPPESLGSMIDLGCAALPAPEPWLTRSVQGALEELPPYAHTHGDYPAGLPALRQMLADRYTERGIPTMPEQIMVTTGAMGAIDAICHLFAGRGERIAVESPSYANILQLMREAGARLVPVAMAEGLTGWDVNRWRQVLRDAAPRLAYVVADFHNPTGALADEAQRRALVEAARSAGTVLVVDETMSELHLDPGIEMPRPVCAFDPAGSTVLTVGSASKAFWAGMRIGWVRAAPDVIRSLVAARAYADLGTPVLEQLAINWLLRTGGWNEAVEVRRAQARENRDALVAAVRRELPAWEFDVPGGGLTLWVRTGGLSGSRLAEVGERVGVRVPSGPRFGVDGAFEGYVRLPFTVGGPVAEEAAARLAAAARLVSTGASTGTEAPRTFVA, encoded by the coding sequence ATGACGCAGTGGACCTCTGCGGTGGGTGCGGCCCAACTCGCCCGGCAGCTCACCTCCCAGCAGCCGCGGCCGGCCGGACCGGGCACCCGCAAGCCGCCCGCCTACCGGGCGCTCGCCGACGGCATCCGGCTGCTCGTCCTCGAGGGCCGCGTCCCCGTGGCGGCCCGGCTGCCCGCGGAGCGCGAACTGGCGCTCGCCCTGTCCGTCAGCCGCACCACCGTCGCCGCGGCCTACGAGGCGCTGCGCACCGAAGGCTTCCTCGAGTCCCGCAGGGGAGCGGGCAGCTGGACCGCCGTGCCGGCGGGCAACCCGCTGCCGGCCCGCGGTCTCGAACCCCTGCCGCCCGAGTCGCTCGGCTCCATGATCGATCTCGGCTGCGCCGCGCTGCCGGCGCCCGAGCCGTGGCTCACCCGGTCCGTCCAGGGCGCGCTCGAGGAACTGCCGCCGTACGCCCACACCCACGGCGACTACCCGGCCGGCCTGCCCGCCCTGCGCCAGATGCTCGCCGACCGCTACACCGAACGCGGCATCCCCACCATGCCGGAACAGATCATGGTCACCACCGGTGCGATGGGCGCGATCGACGCGATCTGCCATCTGTTCGCCGGTCGCGGGGAGCGCATCGCCGTCGAGTCCCCCTCCTACGCCAACATCCTCCAGCTGATGCGCGAGGCGGGGGCGCGGCTCGTGCCCGTCGCCATGGCGGAGGGCCTGACCGGCTGGGACGTGAACCGCTGGCGCCAGGTCCTGCGCGACGCGGCGCCCCGCCTCGCGTACGTCGTCGCCGACTTCCACAACCCCACCGGCGCGCTCGCCGACGAGGCCCAGCGCCGCGCCCTGGTCGAGGCGGCCCGCTCCGCCGGCACCGTCCTCGTCGTCGACGAGACCATGTCCGAGCTGCACCTCGACCCCGGCATCGAGATGCCGCGTCCCGTCTGCGCGTTCGACCCGGCGGGTTCGACGGTCCTGACCGTCGGCTCGGCCAGCAAGGCCTTCTGGGCCGGCATGCGGATCGGGTGGGTCCGCGCGGCCCCCGACGTGATCCGCTCCCTCGTCGCCGCCCGCGCCTACGCGGACCTCGGCACCCCCGTGCTCGAACAGCTCGCGATCAACTGGCTGTTGCGGACCGGCGGGTGGAACGAGGCGGTCGAGGTCCGCCGCGCGCAGGCCCGCGAGAACCGGGACGCACTGGTCGCCGCGGTGCGACGGGAGCTGCCGGCCTGGGAGTTCGACGTCCCCGGCGGCGGCCTCACGCTCTGGGTCCGCACGGGCGGCCTCTCCGGCTCGCGCCTCGCCGAGGTCGGCGAACGGGTGGGCGTCCGGGTGCCTTCGGGGCCGCGCTTCGGCGTGGACGGCGCGTTCGAGGGCTACGTGCGCCTGCCGTTCACCGTGGGCGGGCCGGTGGCCGAAGAGGCGGCGGCGCGACTGGCGGCGGCTGCCCGGCTGGTCTCCACGGGCGCGTCGACCGGTACGGAGGCGCCCCGCACGTTCGTCGCGTAG